From a single Bacillus pseudomycoides DSM 12442 genomic region:
- a CDS encoding FecCD family ABC transporter permease translates to MEASARSIEQQEVNVKEIKSRPLIASIILIAGTILLALSMATSISFGAADISLKTVWQAVFQFDGSLTHHNVIWELRMPRAIGGVVAGAFLAVSGAIMQGMTRNPLASPSLMGITDGAVFGIAIMYAFFPNSPYLMFVIASFVGAAFGASIVYGIGASSPGGLTPVKLALAGAAISALLGAISSGIALYFNLAQEVSMWNAGGVAGVKWQSIDMLLPIGLICLAIAIMMSRYITILSFGEEIAIGLGQNTTLIKFIGTVLVLVLTGSAVSMAGSVGFVGLVIPHMTRFLVGSDYRWVIPCSAILGGLLIECADMLSRIINPPFETPIGAITALIGVPFFLYLARNEGRGKM, encoded by the coding sequence ATGGAAGCTAGTGCGAGGAGTATAGAACAACAAGAAGTAAATGTGAAAGAGATTAAGAGCAGACCGCTTATTGCTTCTATTATTTTAATAGCGGGAACAATTTTATTAGCTTTAAGTATGGCAACTTCAATTTCATTTGGTGCAGCGGATATTAGTTTAAAGACTGTATGGCAAGCTGTCTTTCAGTTTGATGGTTCTTTGACGCATCATAATGTGATTTGGGAGCTGCGCATGCCTAGAGCAATTGGCGGTGTTGTTGCTGGTGCATTTTTAGCGGTATCCGGTGCCATTATGCAAGGAATGACGCGAAACCCGCTCGCATCTCCATCATTAATGGGGATTACTGATGGGGCTGTGTTTGGAATTGCAATTATGTATGCGTTTTTTCCAAATTCACCGTATTTAATGTTTGTTATCGCTTCTTTTGTTGGAGCAGCATTTGGTGCAAGTATTGTATACGGCATTGGAGCTTCTTCACCAGGAGGATTAACACCTGTTAAATTAGCGTTAGCTGGAGCGGCAATTAGTGCTTTACTTGGGGCTATTTCATCTGGAATCGCTTTGTATTTCAATCTTGCTCAAGAGGTGAGTATGTGGAATGCAGGCGGTGTTGCTGGTGTGAAGTGGCAAAGCATTGATATGTTATTGCCGATTGGACTTATTTGTCTCGCTATTGCGATTATGATGTCCAGGTACATTACAATCTTAAGTTTCGGTGAAGAAATTGCGATTGGACTTGGACAAAATACAACATTAATTAAATTTATCGGAACTGTACTTGTTCTTGTTTTAACAGGTTCAGCCGTATCTATGGCAGGATCCGTTGGGTTTGTTGGGCTTGTAATCCCCCATATGACACGTTTTCTTGTCGGTTCAGATTATAGATGGGTTATTCCATGTTCTGCTATATTAGGCGGATTGTTAATTGAATGTGCGGATATGTTATCTCGTATTATTAATCCGCCGTTTGAAACACCAATCGGTGCGATTACAGCACTAATTGGCGTTCCATTCTTCCTCTACTTAGCACGTAATGAAGGGAGAGGAAAAATGTGA
- a CDS encoding DUF1450 domain-containing protein, translating into MGNEFRVCDDCQATNIKTLIPRLKKVDSCANIEVGCQSYCGPGRKKSFAFVNNRPVAAPNEDELIKKIEAKLNK; encoded by the coding sequence ATGGGAAATGAATTTCGTGTGTGTGATGATTGTCAGGCAACGAATATTAAGACGCTGATACCACGACTCAAAAAGGTAGATTCATGTGCAAATATCGAAGTTGGATGTCAATCATATTGTGGACCGGGACGTAAAAAGTCGTTCGCTTTTGTTAATAATCGTCCAGTTGCAGCACCAAATGAAGATGAACTGATTAAAAAAATTGAAGCAAAACTAAATAAATAA
- a CDS encoding RsfA family transcriptional regulator, with amino-acid sequence MKVRQDAWTDEDDLLLAETVLRHVREGSTQLNAFEEVGDQLNRTSAACGFRWNAVVRYSYEQALQLAKRHRKDKMRAASGEHAKKRLLYTPSASAVITVDEEPVVNNTVPRSEPAVSSTSITMQDVIYFLQTVGSSSVKVTALENENVRLKQEIKAQMLRNEELEKKLEKLEQQSNTVQEDYETLMNIMNRARKLALMDDEEQTQTSFRMDRNGNLEKIAE; translated from the coding sequence ATGAAAGTAAGACAAGATGCTTGGACAGACGAAGATGATCTATTACTCGCTGAAACCGTACTACGTCATGTTCGAGAAGGAAGTACACAATTAAATGCATTTGAAGAAGTTGGCGATCAGTTAAATCGCACATCAGCTGCTTGTGGTTTTCGTTGGAATGCTGTCGTTCGTTATAGCTATGAACAGGCGCTGCAACTAGCAAAAAGACATCGAAAAGATAAAATGAGAGCTGCTAGTGGTGAACATGCGAAAAAACGCCTGCTTTATACGCCATCAGCTTCAGCAGTAATTACAGTCGATGAAGAGCCAGTCGTAAATAACACCGTTCCACGTTCGGAACCAGCTGTATCTAGTACCTCTATAACAATGCAAGATGTAATTTACTTTTTACAAACGGTAGGGTCTTCAAGCGTAAAAGTAACAGCTCTTGAAAATGAGAATGTGAGATTGAAACAAGAAATTAAGGCGCAAATGCTTCGAAATGAAGAATTAGAGAAGAAACTAGAAAAGCTAGAACAACAATCTAATACAGTACAAGAAGACTACGAAACGCTCATGAATATTATGAACCGTGCTCGTAAATTAGCATTAATGGATGATGAAGAGCAAACGCAAACCTCATTTCGCATGGATCGAAACGGTAATTTAGAAAAAATTGCAGAATAA
- a CDS encoding lipoate--protein ligase family protein gives MSNSRSILSQPEWRIVDQSSLGQTFHALQSFAMDDTLCTTIGNGTSASAMRSWVHHNTIVLGIQDSRLPHLNEGISFLKKNNFHVIVRNSGGLAVVLDEGVLNISLLFQETEKGIDIDLGYDTMWHLIKEMLKDYDVDIEAKEIVGSYCPGSYDLSIRDQKFAGISQRRIRGGIAVQIYLCATGSGSERAALVRDFYNLAIQGKETRFTYPEIVPSTMASLSELLGETITVQDLMMRLLKTLQHFAPKLTPSQLTVDEVPLYEMNLQRIIDRNNKALDLEK, from the coding sequence ATGAGCAATTCCCGTTCGATTTTATCTCAACCAGAGTGGCGTATCGTGGATCAGTCTAGTTTAGGCCAGACTTTTCATGCTCTACAGTCATTTGCAATGGATGATACGCTATGTACAACAATCGGAAATGGTACATCTGCTTCAGCAATGCGCTCTTGGGTTCATCACAATACAATTGTTCTTGGCATTCAAGATTCTCGCCTTCCTCATTTAAATGAGGGGATTTCCTTTTTAAAAAAGAACAACTTCCATGTCATTGTCCGCAATTCAGGTGGTCTTGCAGTCGTACTTGATGAAGGGGTTTTAAATATATCACTTCTATTCCAAGAAACAGAAAAAGGAATTGATATCGATCTTGGATACGATACGATGTGGCATTTAATTAAGGAAATGTTAAAAGATTACGATGTCGATATCGAGGCAAAAGAAATCGTTGGCTCTTATTGTCCAGGTAGCTATGATTTAAGTATTCGTGATCAAAAATTCGCAGGTATTTCACAGCGCCGCATTCGCGGAGGGATTGCCGTACAAATTTATTTATGTGCTACAGGCAGTGGCTCCGAACGCGCGGCACTTGTTCGTGATTTCTACAACTTAGCAATTCAAGGAAAAGAAACAAGATTCACGTATCCTGAAATTGTTCCAAGTACAATGGCCTCATTGTCTGAACTACTTGGTGAAACGATTACCGTTCAAGACTTAATGATGCGCCTGTTAAAAACATTACAGCATTTCGCACCCAAATTAACACCATCACAATTAACAGTTGATGAAGTTCCTTTGTACGAAATGAATTTACAACGTATCATCGATCGCAATAATAAAGCACTTGATCTCGAAAAGTAA
- the pta gene encoding phosphate acetyltransferase produces the protein MSDLFTAVKEKVQGKGISIVLPEGTDERILGAAERLAKEELVKPILVGNKEEISAKAASMNLTLAGVDIYDPATYEEMDAMVASFVERRKGKATEEDARKILKDENYFGTMLVYMGKAHGLVSGAAHSTADTVRPALQIIKTKPGVTKTSGVFIMVREDEKYVFADCAINIAPNSQDLAEIGIESAKTAELFGIDPRVAMLSFSTKGSAKSPETEKVVEATRIAKEMAPELTLDGEFQFDAAFVPSVAEKKAPGSVIKGDANVFVFPSLEAGNIGYKIAQRLGNFEAVGPILQGLNMPVNDLSRGCNEEEVYKLALITAAQAL, from the coding sequence GTGAGCGATTTATTTACAGCAGTAAAAGAAAAAGTTCAAGGAAAAGGTATTTCTATCGTACTTCCTGAAGGAACTGATGAAAGAATTTTAGGCGCTGCAGAGCGTTTAGCAAAAGAAGAGTTAGTAAAGCCAATCTTAGTTGGGAATAAAGAGGAAATTAGTGCAAAAGCTGCTAGCATGAACTTAACATTAGCAGGTGTTGATATTTATGACCCAGCTACATATGAAGAAATGGATGCAATGGTAGCATCTTTCGTTGAACGCCGTAAAGGGAAAGCGACAGAAGAAGATGCACGTAAAATCCTTAAAGACGAAAACTACTTCGGTACAATGCTTGTATACATGGGTAAAGCACACGGTTTAGTAAGTGGTGCAGCTCATTCTACAGCTGACACAGTTCGTCCAGCACTTCAAATTATTAAAACAAAACCAGGTGTTACAAAAACTTCAGGCGTATTCATCATGGTACGTGAAGATGAGAAGTATGTATTCGCTGATTGCGCAATCAATATTGCACCAAACAGCCAAGATTTAGCTGAAATTGGTATTGAAAGTGCGAAAACTGCTGAGTTATTCGGCATCGATCCACGTGTTGCAATGTTAAGCTTCTCTACAAAAGGTTCTGCGAAATCTCCAGAAACAGAAAAAGTTGTAGAAGCAACTCGCATTGCGAAAGAAATGGCTCCTGAATTAACATTAGACGGTGAGTTCCAATTTGACGCTGCATTCGTACCATCTGTAGCTGAGAAAAAAGCACCAGGTTCTGTTATTAAAGGTGATGCTAACGTATTTGTATTCCCAAGCTTAGAAGCTGGTAATATCGGTTACAAAATTGCACAACGCCTAGGTAACTTTGAAGCAGTGGGACCAATCTTACAAGGCTTAAACATGCCAGTAAACGATTTATCTCGCGGTTGTAACGAAGAAGAAGTGTACAAGCTAGCTTTAATTACAGCAGCTCAAGCACTATAA
- the hemQ gene encoding hydrogen peroxide-dependent heme synthase has protein sequence MSEAAKTLDGWYCLHDLRSIDWAAWKTLSSDERGQAMFEFLNVIEKWNKVASSKQGSHAMYTVVGQKADIMFMILRPTMEELNEIETELNKTTLAEYMVPAYSYVSVVELSNYLPADEDPYQNPQILARLYPELPEANHICFYPMDKRRQGDDNWYMLPMEERKKLMYSHGKIGRQYAGKVRQVITGSVGFDDYEWGVTLFADDILQFKKLVYEMRFDEVSARYGEFGTFFVGNILPREKVAKFLYV, from the coding sequence ATGAGTGAAGCAGCAAAAACGTTAGATGGTTGGTATTGTTTACATGATTTACGTTCTATCGACTGGGCAGCTTGGAAAACATTATCTAGTGACGAACGCGGACAAGCAATGTTTGAATTTTTAAACGTCATCGAAAAATGGAACAAGGTCGCATCCTCAAAACAAGGTAGTCATGCAATGTATACAGTCGTTGGTCAAAAGGCGGATATTATGTTTATGATTTTACGTCCAACAATGGAAGAATTAAATGAAATTGAAACAGAATTAAATAAAACAACATTAGCTGAATATATGGTTCCTGCATACTCTTACGTATCTGTTGTTGAGTTAAGTAACTACCTTCCAGCTGATGAAGATCCATACCAAAACCCTCAAATCCTAGCACGCTTATACCCTGAATTACCAGAAGCAAATCATATTTGTTTCTATCCAATGGACAAGCGTCGTCAAGGTGATGATAACTGGTACATGCTTCCAATGGAAGAACGCAAAAAACTTATGTACAGCCATGGTAAAATTGGTCGTCAATATGCAGGTAAGGTACGTCAAGTTATTACAGGTTCTGTCGGCTTTGACGATTACGAGTGGGGTGTAACGCTATTCGCTGACGACATCCTTCAATTTAAAAAGCTTGTATACGAAATGCGCTTTGATGAAGTAAGTGCTCGCTATGGTGAATTCGGAACATTCTTTGTTGGTAACATCTTACCACGCGAAAAAGTAGCAAAATTTTTATACGTATAG